From Desulfuromonas soudanensis, the proteins below share one genomic window:
- a CDS encoding S8 family serine peptidase: MNIQRSRTVAPRIVLILSLLLCPLEATAAVDGALRDRMSHVSGTETLPVIVTFADQVATDGIIPLGLRGIEQRRELVRRLRDTAERSQKPLRDFLRGRGVERVRPLWIKNALAFEATPELVEILAAWPGVASVTLDGTVSLPEVLPAQAGAAQWNIEVVRAPDLWDLGLDGTGVVVATLDTGVDPLHPAMTANRRANASWFNPYAANCAVPGVICSTCDASADLPCDSSGHGTGVMGVAVGAGGIGVAPGAQWIAAKIFPDAGEAPYSAITEAFQWVLDPNGDGATDDAPDIVNNSWGLGGGTECLTEFRTEIQTLKTAGIAVVFAAGNTAAFVTSPANYPESVAVGMVDQSNLIDPLSSRGPSPCDPQEPFPELVAPGVQIRTADLTLSGTVQNPYQTISGTSFSAPHVSGVLALLLDAFPGLSSAALETTLYSSAVDLGAAGPDNIYGYGLVNAFNAFEALSGNPVVSLHDPVVPADDGILPFGNIPPGTIKDLSVTVTNAGGGVLTITSVGGAGLVAPFSLFAENCSGADLVSGQSCTVTLRFAPESHDEFTSTLEIISSPAASPVALIGSGNTAPVAPLLVFPVSGASVERPVTLGWVHPGDADGDPVTDEVVISTSPHLASTLPRSLPGGTGAILAGFGLAGALFLRRRFPLAGSAALLVLLAFLLSCGGGGGTAPPPLTADRTFVATDLAPATTYYWKIVSSDGFGGSSQSAIWSFTTR, translated from the coding sequence ATGAACATTCAACGCTCCCGCACCGTCGCTCCCCGGATTGTCTTGATTCTCTCCTTGCTCCTCTGCCCTTTGGAGGCGACGGCCGCCGTCGACGGGGCGCTTCGGGATCGGATGAGCCATGTCTCCGGCACGGAGACCCTTCCGGTCATCGTTACCTTCGCCGATCAGGTCGCTACTGACGGAATCATCCCCCTGGGTCTGAGGGGCATAGAGCAGCGCCGTGAACTGGTGCGGCGGCTGCGGGACACTGCCGAGCGTTCCCAAAAGCCGCTTCGGGATTTTCTGCGGGGGCGGGGTGTGGAGAGGGTGCGGCCGCTGTGGATTAAAAATGCCCTCGCCTTCGAGGCGACGCCGGAACTGGTGGAGATCCTGGCCGCCTGGCCGGGGGTCGCCTCGGTCACTCTCGACGGCACCGTTTCTCTCCCGGAGGTCCTCCCGGCTCAGGCCGGGGCGGCGCAGTGGAATATCGAGGTGGTGCGCGCTCCGGATCTCTGGGACCTGGGACTCGACGGCACCGGAGTGGTGGTGGCGACTCTCGACACCGGCGTCGATCCCCTGCACCCCGCCATGACGGCCAACCGCCGGGCGAATGCCAGCTGGTTCAACCCCTATGCCGCAAACTGCGCTGTCCCCGGGGTTATCTGTTCGACCTGCGACGCCAGTGCCGATCTTCCATGCGATTCCTCCGGGCACGGGACCGGGGTGATGGGGGTTGCCGTGGGGGCAGGAGGGATCGGCGTCGCTCCCGGTGCTCAGTGGATCGCGGCGAAGATCTTCCCTGACGCTGGCGAAGCTCCCTATTCGGCGATCACCGAGGCATTCCAGTGGGTTCTCGATCCCAACGGCGACGGCGCCACGGATGACGCGCCGGACATCGTCAACAATTCCTGGGGCCTGGGGGGCGGGACGGAATGTCTCACCGAATTCCGGACGGAAATCCAGACCCTGAAGACGGCGGGGATAGCCGTCGTCTTTGCCGCCGGCAACACTGCCGCCTTCGTTACCAGCCCCGCCAATTACCCCGAGAGTGTCGCGGTCGGGATGGTCGACCAAAGCAACCTGATCGACCCCTTAAGCAGTCGTGGGCCCTCCCCCTGCGACCCCCAGGAACCCTTCCCGGAACTCGTCGCCCCCGGCGTGCAGATCCGCACCGCCGATCTGACTCTCTCCGGAACCGTCCAGAATCCCTATCAGACCATCAGCGGCACCTCGTTTTCCGCTCCCCACGTCTCCGGAGTCCTGGCGCTCCTCCTCGACGCTTTTCCGGGACTCTCGTCGGCCGCTCTCGAAACGACGCTCTATTCCTCCGCCGTCGACCTCGGCGCGGCCGGGCCCGACAATATCTACGGCTACGGCCTGGTGAACGCCTTCAATGCCTTCGAGGCCCTCTCGGGAAACCCCGTCGTCTCTCTCCACGATCCGGTGGTGCCGGCGGACGACGGCATCCTCCCCTTCGGCAACATCCCTCCGGGGACAATCAAGGATCTATCGGTGACGGTGACCAACGCCGGCGGCGGAGTGCTCACGATTACCAGCGTCGGCGGTGCCGGTCTGGTCGCCCCCTTTTCCCTTTTCGCCGAGAACTGCAGCGGTGCCGATCTGGTTTCCGGCCAGAGCTGTACCGTCACCCTTCGCTTTGCTCCGGAAAGTCACGATGAATTCACCTCAACCCTTGAGATCATCAGCAGTCCGGCCGCCTCGCCCGTTGCTCTGATCGGCTCGGGGAATACGGCACCTGTCGCACCGCTCCTCGTCTTTCCGGTTAGCGGCGCCTCGGTGGAGAGGCCGGTGACTCTCGGCTGGGTCCATCCGGGGGACGCCGACGGCGACCCGGTGACCGATGAGGTGGTGATCTCCACCTCCCCCCATCTGGCCTCCACCCTGCCGCGCTCCCTCCCTGGCGGGACCGGGGCGATACTGGCCGGGTTCGGACTGGCGGGGGCGCTCTTCCTGCGGCGGCGTTTTCCCCTGGCTGGGAGTGCGGCGCTCCTCGTCCTCCTCGCCTTCCTTCTCTCCTGCGGCGGCGGAGGCGGGACGGCACCTCCTCCCCTCACGGCCGACCGGACCTTTGTTGCCACCGATCTCGCTCCGGCGACGACTTACTACTGGAAGATCGTCTCCAGCGACGGGTTCGGCGGCAGCAGTCAAAGTGCTATCTGGAGTTTCACTACCCGGTGA
- a CDS encoding multicopper oxidase family protein, translating into MNKLFQQPLLRSLTLAAALLCCAASAALAMHGNIAVSGVTGTDFSFTARAGHITTGDGNNVYFWGYANADGAVQYPGPTLIVNQNAVVTIRLVSRLPEATSLIVPGFSVSASGGQPGLLTREAPPDGVTAVTYTFTADRPGTFTYYSGTHSDLQVEMGLLGAIVVRPANFDAADPLLRTAYGDARSAYDQEYLYLLSEMDLETHILAEKGLFSEIDTSKFWPVYWFINGRTAPDTMLADQVSWLPHQPYGAMTMMNAGERVLLRMVGGGRDLHPFHTHGNNFDQIARDGYLLATPTDPGTRTAEVGVIPDKSVSDFTQTVVPGATHDAIFSWTGRGLGWDIYNGSSNSDHMNTAVLVDVNGDGFDDTTYEYIADHGKPFPVILPGQQEVAFGAFYSGSPFLGAAGSLPPGEGGNNPNSGFAFMWHSHNEKEMTNNDIFPGGLMTMVIVEAPSAPMVVAP; encoded by the coding sequence ATGAACAAGCTTTTTCAGCAACCGTTATTGCGGAGCCTGACGTTGGCCGCGGCCCTGCTCTGCTGCGCCGCTTCCGCCGCCCTGGCCATGCACGGCAACATCGCGGTCTCGGGCGTCACGGGTACGGACTTCTCGTTCACCGCCAGGGCCGGCCATATCACAACCGGCGACGGCAATAACGTCTATTTCTGGGGCTATGCCAACGCCGACGGCGCAGTGCAGTACCCCGGGCCGACCCTGATCGTCAATCAGAACGCCGTGGTCACCATCCGCCTCGTCAGCCGGCTCCCCGAAGCGACCTCCCTGATCGTTCCCGGTTTTTCCGTCAGCGCCAGCGGCGGCCAGCCCGGACTGCTGACCCGCGAGGCTCCGCCGGACGGCGTGACCGCCGTGACCTACACCTTTACCGCCGACCGTCCCGGAACCTTTACCTACTACAGCGGCACCCACAGCGACCTGCAGGTGGAAATGGGACTGCTCGGGGCGATCGTTGTCCGTCCCGCCAACTTCGACGCCGCCGATCCGCTGCTGCGCACCGCCTACGGCGACGCCCGCTCCGCCTACGACCAGGAGTATCTCTATCTGCTCAGCGAAATGGACCTTGAAACCCACATCCTGGCGGAAAAGGGGCTCTTCTCCGAGATCGACACCAGCAAGTTCTGGCCGGTCTACTGGTTTATCAACGGTCGGACCGCCCCCGACACCATGCTCGCCGACCAGGTCAGCTGGCTCCCCCATCAGCCTTACGGCGCCATGACGATGATGAATGCCGGCGAACGCGTGCTGCTGCGCATGGTCGGCGGCGGCCGCGATCTGCACCCCTTTCATACCCACGGCAACAACTTCGACCAGATCGCCCGCGACGGCTACCTGCTGGCGACCCCGACGGACCCTGGAACCCGGACCGCCGAAGTCGGCGTCATCCCCGACAAGTCGGTCTCCGATTTCACCCAGACCGTGGTGCCGGGAGCGACCCACGATGCGATCTTCTCCTGGACCGGCCGCGGGCTCGGTTGGGACATCTACAACGGCAGCAGCAACTCCGACCACATGAACACGGCGGTGCTGGTTGATGTCAATGGCGATGGTTTCGACGACACCACTTACGAGTACATCGCCGACCATGGCAAACCCTTCCCGGTCATTCTCCCCGGACAGCAGGAGGTGGCCTTCGGCGCCTTCTACAGCGGCAGTCCATTCCTCGGCGCCGCCGGCTCCCTCCCTCCCGGCGAGGGGGGTAACAATCCAAACTCCGGTTTCGCCTTTATGTGGCACTCCCATAACGAAAAGGAGATGACCAACAACGACATCTTCCCCGGCGGTCTGATGACCATGGTCATTGTCGAGGCTCCGTCTGCACCTATGGTCGTGGCGCCGTAA
- a CDS encoding multicopper oxidase domain-containing protein: MTILQKRWMSLAVGLLVAAAALPAQAGVFPQCPTRDPAPGSPVVYGSWFSDVNGDGMLRASDGEILNPVSPEQVCVHLAAGDGFTNMADGREQYIFGFVNATGFNAPAMNEPWDAVMMGYMEKAQFPAPTLTFREGDEVYLSLTNVGMINRPDLFDPHSVHWHGFPNASAIFDGVPDASIIINMGSTLTYYYQVVEAGTFMYHCHVEATEHMQMGMLGNLYVSPAQDGTTFGPFNKFAYNDGDGSTGYDVAYPLQIASFDPVFHEKHIGVQPLPFADMDDKYPMLNGRGYPDTVNPALALPYEHGSSSPIPALISATAGQKILLRVSSLSTTSFHTLTVQGIPMQVIGKGSRKLGLPGDASQYYTTNSITLGGGQSMDVLLDTTGVQPGTYFLYTTNLDHLANEADDFGGMMTEIRIQ, from the coding sequence ATGACCATTCTGCAGAAAAGATGGATGTCCCTGGCGGTCGGCCTTCTGGTTGCGGCCGCGGCCCTGCCGGCGCAGGCCGGGGTCTTCCCCCAGTGTCCGACCCGGGACCCGGCTCCCGGCTCGCCGGTTGTCTACGGGAGCTGGTTTTCCGACGTCAACGGCGACGGCATGCTGCGGGCCAGCGACGGCGAAATTCTTAACCCGGTCTCGCCCGAACAGGTCTGCGTGCACCTGGCCGCCGGCGACGGCTTCACCAACATGGCCGACGGCCGCGAGCAGTACATCTTCGGTTTCGTCAACGCCACCGGCTTCAATGCCCCGGCCATGAATGAGCCCTGGGACGCGGTGATGATGGGGTATATGGAGAAGGCGCAATTCCCGGCGCCGACCCTGACCTTCCGGGAAGGGGACGAGGTCTATCTGTCGTTGACCAACGTCGGCATGATCAACCGCCCCGATCTCTTCGACCCCCACTCGGTGCACTGGCACGGTTTCCCCAACGCCTCGGCGATCTTCGACGGCGTTCCCGACGCCTCGATCATCATCAACATGGGCTCGACCCTGACCTACTACTACCAGGTCGTCGAGGCCGGCACCTTCATGTATCACTGCCACGTCGAGGCGACGGAGCACATGCAGATGGGGATGCTCGGCAACCTCTACGTCTCCCCGGCGCAGGACGGCACGACCTTCGGGCCGTTCAACAAGTTTGCCTACAACGATGGCGACGGCTCCACCGGCTACGACGTCGCCTACCCCCTGCAGATTGCCTCCTTCGACCCGGTCTTCCACGAAAAACACATCGGCGTGCAGCCTCTCCCCTTCGCCGATATGGACGACAAATATCCGATGCTCAACGGTCGCGGCTATCCGGATACGGTGAATCCGGCCCTGGCCCTCCCCTACGAGCACGGGTCGTCGAGCCCGATTCCGGCCCTGATCTCCGCCACTGCCGGACAGAAGATCCTGCTGCGGGTCTCCAGCCTCTCCACGACCTCGTTCCACACCCTGACCGTGCAGGGGATCCCGATGCAGGTGATCGGCAAAGGTTCGCGCAAGCTCGGGCTTCCCGGCGACGCCAGCCAGTATTACACCACCAATTCCATCACTCTCGGCGGCGGTCAGTCGATGGACGTCCTCCTCGACACCACCGGCGTTCAACCCGGCACCTATTTTCTCTACACCACCAATCTCGATCACCTCGCCAACGAGGCGGACGATTTCGGCGGCATGATGACGGAGATCCGCATCCAATAG